One Terriglobia bacterium genomic region harbors:
- a CDS encoding VWA domain-containing protein: MSILILSRHLKLRIRTAAGFLLQASPRVFLVLLTGACLVFGPLSLAQKKKKGALEPQQTSQPPIRVQVDLVNLHTTVFDQNGKIVPGLAKTDFTVFEDNVQQDIALFGVETDTPVTVGILIDTSGSMANSGKLEKAEEAAQLLAKALSPKDEIFVLGFTDQFYPLVDFTPADTDFSRVLARLVAQGGTSVGAGVEEAIFKMRDASNKKQAVVVISDGLDVPGGGVIDKIRSHEALVYAIGLKGVGGIMGLASHLQALNVHGSSLNVYANESGGKAIFVNSLDEVPKACQDIVYDLKGQYQIGYYPSNPARDGKYRRIKVQVHRPEFTVRYRRGYYAPRR; encoded by the coding sequence ATGTCCATTCTTATTCTCTCCCGTCATTTGAAACTGCGGATCCGAACGGCGGCCGGCTTTCTTCTGCAGGCCTCTCCGCGTGTGTTCCTTGTACTTTTGACAGGGGCCTGCCTGGTCTTTGGTCCGCTCTCCCTCGCTCAAAAGAAAAAGAAAGGCGCTCTTGAGCCCCAGCAGACCAGCCAACCTCCAATCCGGGTGCAGGTGGATCTGGTTAACCTTCACACGACGGTATTCGACCAGAATGGAAAGATTGTCCCCGGATTGGCGAAGACGGATTTCACCGTCTTTGAAGACAATGTGCAACAGGACATCGCCCTCTTTGGCGTGGAGACCGACACCCCGGTCACCGTCGGAATCCTCATCGACACCAGTGGAAGCATGGCGAACAGCGGCAAGCTGGAAAAGGCCGAAGAGGCCGCACAATTGCTTGCAAAAGCCCTTTCACCCAAGGATGAAATCTTTGTGCTGGGATTTACCGATCAATTCTATCCCCTGGTGGATTTCACCCCCGCCGACACAGACTTCAGCCGGGTTCTCGCCCGGTTGGTCGCTCAGGGTGGCACCTCGGTGGGGGCGGGGGTCGAAGAGGCGATCTTCAAGATGCGGGATGCTTCCAATAAGAAACAGGCGGTTGTCGTGATTTCGGATGGGCTGGATGTTCCCGGGGGCGGGGTAATCGACAAGATCCGCAGTCACGAAGCCCTGGTCTATGCCATTGGGCTCAAGGGGGTGGGCGGGATCATGGGATTGGCCTCCCATCTTCAGGCCCTCAACGTCCACGGCTCCTCTCTCAATGTCTATGCCAACGAGAGTGGAGGCAAGGCGATCTTTGTGAACTCGCTCGACGAGGTGCCGAAGGCATGTCAAGACATTGTCTACGATCTCAAAGGGCAGTATCAAATCGGTTATTATCCCTCCAACCCCGCCCGGGACGGCAAGTACCGGCGCATCAAAGTGCAGGTCCATCGTCCCGAATTCACGGTCCGCTATCGTCGTGGCTATTACGCCCCCCGACGCTGA
- a CDS encoding mechanosensitive ion channel, with protein sequence MALLLVSFEMKGFAASSTPLSTESNPAHNTGSVASSNSVVEILQRILQDQQRLRELRPGRSILQTEIETLQSDVDDLTARVQATPAVIPTGESNPRRDSLEKKLASAQSRLSTSTQKMSKVEDAMEELSSERNSMLLALGRRIVFFLIFAFLIWILARLLKRIPGRIVKEEQDRFYIHKLITYSGRLLVTIIFLYTIFGELGSFSAFLGLTGAGVAIALQDVIVSFVAWFFIIGRRGLTIGDRIEVSGVRGDVIDIGVLRIVVQEVGNWISNDVPTGRRVFVPNSFVFKNYFFNYTKPQPFINDELKLTFTFETDWQQAVDLVRATARNVMNEFFDGEPGGKELVPQDESFTHWGTGVNPAMPAVYTRIAESGVEVRIVYYTRVRERNKMRDAMNRAILKALSAHPGLTLAYPTSRAISTPSGVKP encoded by the coding sequence ATGGCACTGCTGCTCGTGTCTTTCGAAATGAAAGGGTTTGCCGCCAGTTCCACTCCCCTTTCGACCGAAAGCAACCCCGCCCACAACACCGGGTCCGTGGCGTCGTCCAATTCCGTCGTTGAGATCCTGCAACGCATCCTCCAGGACCAGCAACGGCTTCGCGAGCTCAGGCCGGGGCGGTCCATTCTCCAGACAGAAATCGAAACGCTTCAGTCGGATGTTGATGATCTCACCGCCCGAGTCCAGGCGACCCCGGCCGTCATCCCAACGGGCGAGAGCAACCCCAGGCGGGATTCACTCGAGAAGAAGCTGGCCTCCGCTCAATCCAGGTTGAGCACCTCCACTCAAAAGATGAGCAAGGTCGAGGATGCAATGGAGGAACTCAGTAGTGAGCGGAATTCGATGCTGCTCGCTCTGGGACGCCGCATTGTGTTCTTCCTGATCTTTGCCTTCCTCATTTGGATCCTGGCACGACTTCTGAAGCGCATTCCCGGACGCATCGTCAAAGAGGAGCAGGACCGCTTTTACATCCACAAGCTCATCACCTATTCCGGCCGGCTGCTGGTCACAATCATCTTCCTCTACACGATCTTTGGAGAACTCGGCTCGTTCTCCGCATTCCTTGGACTGACGGGCGCCGGGGTCGCCATTGCCTTGCAGGATGTGATCGTGAGTTTCGTGGCATGGTTCTTCATCATCGGACGCCGAGGCCTGACCATCGGTGACCGCATCGAGGTCTCGGGCGTACGGGGGGATGTAATCGACATCGGGGTGCTCCGGATCGTCGTGCAGGAAGTCGGCAACTGGATCAGTAATGACGTCCCCACGGGGCGTCGTGTCTTCGTGCCCAACAGCTTCGTGTTCAAGAATTACTTTTTCAACTACACCAAGCCGCAACCCTTCATCAACGACGAGCTTAAGCTGACGTTCACCTTTGAAACGGACTGGCAGCAGGCAGTTGACCTGGTGCGGGCAACGGCTCGAAATGTGATGAACGAGTTCTTCGACGGAGAACCGGGAGGAAAGGAACTGGTCCCCCAGGACGAATCCTTCACGCACTGGGGAACCGGCGTCAATCCGGCGATGCCTGCAGTGTATACGCGAATTGCGGAGAGCGGCGTCGAGGTTCGAATCGTTTATTACACGCGGGTTCGCGAGCGCAACAAGATGCGTGACGCCATGAATCGCGCCATCCTGAAGGCGCTTTCAGCGCATCCCGGTCTGACTCTTGCTTACCCGACCTCCCGGGCCATTTCCACACCCTCGGGAGTCAAACCGTGA
- the fabG gene encoding 3-oxoacyl-ACP reductase FabG — protein MIETGLRNKVVIVTGGAAGIGRATARRFAQEGSRVAAWDVSEAAAAALLEELKSAGGEALFRRVDVTDATGVDAAVQDVVERWGKIDVLVNNAGITSDAQIVKWKEGAVASTMTEQAFDAVIAVNLKGVFLCTRAVIPHMIKAGSGVILNASSVVGLYGNFGQTNYASTKAGVIAMTRTWARELGRYKIRVNAIAPGFIATEMVRAMPEKVIQSMVSHTPLGRMGEPNDIADAYVWLASDAATYVHGAILSVDGGIVLGT, from the coding sequence ATGATAGAGACGGGACTCAGGAACAAGGTCGTGATTGTAACAGGGGGAGCAGCGGGGATCGGGCGGGCGACGGCCCGTCGCTTTGCGCAGGAGGGAAGCCGGGTCGCGGCATGGGATGTGAGCGAGGCGGCTGCCGCAGCCCTGCTGGAAGAGTTGAAATCAGCGGGAGGGGAGGCGTTGTTCCGCCGGGTGGATGTGACCGATGCAACAGGTGTGGACGCCGCAGTTCAAGACGTGGTGGAACGATGGGGTAAGATCGACGTCCTTGTCAACAATGCCGGGATTACCAGTGATGCGCAGATTGTAAAATGGAAGGAGGGGGCGGTGGCTTCGACGATGACCGAGCAGGCCTTCGATGCGGTCATCGCGGTGAACCTCAAGGGGGTCTTTCTTTGCACCCGCGCGGTCATCCCCCATATGATCAAGGCGGGCTCGGGAGTTATTTTGAATGCCTCCTCGGTGGTCGGGTTGTACGGGAACTTCGGCCAGACGAATTATGCGTCGACCAAGGCGGGAGTGATTGCCATGACCCGGACCTGGGCGCGGGAGTTGGGGCGCTACAAGATTCGCGTCAATGCGATCGCCCCCGGATTCATTGCCACGGAAATGGTCAGGGCGATGCCGGAAAAGGTGATCCAGTCGATGGTCTCACACACACCGCTGGGACGAATGGGCGAGCCGAACGACATTGCCGATGCTTACGTCTGGCTCGCTTCGGACGCGGCGACGTACGTCCACGGAGCGATCCTGTCGGTCGATGGCGGAATTGTCTTGGGAACCTAG
- a CDS encoding NAD(P)/FAD-dependent oxidoreductase has translation MKIAVVGAGPAGSMAASLLAEAGHEVLLFERKGGAWEKPCGGGVTSKGIQRYPFLLDAMIEKKSIRRIELLDHEGRSIHLPLQAPLYIYSRKALNELMLQRALSRGARLVPAHIRDLEAKDAEVDLNGSPGGPSPHWGLHTPHGSFEADFVIIANGAKSSLADNLGHNFTTADYSSAMGYHLPLREDFIRIQFLKQFKGYIWTFPRSDHLSLGICSKLSEHSADELKSFLHLFARRIYGRGIPTNAYFYSALIPTPKLETLHRLKITGPHWALIGDAAGLVDPITGEGIYFAIRSAELLVQSLLEGQADLYPARVREDFGLNHQRAAQLMPTFYTGRFWGGEFTTRMIQFARASRTIHSILTQLFEDQDYIHLKRRLMQQFPRAMMEAALGVRPLVEKPI, from the coding sequence ATGAAAATCGCCGTGGTGGGAGCCGGTCCTGCAGGTTCGATGGCAGCATCCCTGCTGGCCGAAGCCGGTCATGAGGTTCTGCTCTTTGAGCGCAAAGGAGGGGCGTGGGAGAAGCCGTGCGGCGGCGGGGTCACGTCAAAAGGGATACAGCGCTATCCGTTTCTGCTGGATGCGATGATTGAGAAAAAGTCGATCCGTCGCATCGAACTTCTTGACCATGAGGGCCGCAGCATCCACCTCCCCCTTCAGGCGCCCCTCTACATTTACTCACGCAAGGCGCTCAATGAACTCATGCTCCAGAGGGCGTTGTCGAGGGGGGCGCGCCTTGTGCCGGCCCACATTAGAGATCTTGAAGCCAAAGATGCCGAAGTGGACTTGAACGGCTCCCCCGGCGGGCCAAGCCCCCACTGGGGTTTGCACACCCCTCACGGTTCGTTTGAAGCCGACTTTGTTATCATTGCGAACGGGGCGAAGAGTTCCCTGGCGGATAACCTGGGACATAATTTCACTACCGCCGACTACAGCTCCGCGATGGGATACCACCTCCCCCTTCGCGAAGATTTCATCCGGATTCAATTCCTGAAGCAATTCAAGGGCTACATCTGGACATTTCCGAGAAGCGATCACCTTTCGCTGGGGATATGCTCCAAACTCTCAGAGCACAGTGCCGATGAATTGAAATCGTTCCTTCACCTCTTTGCCCGGAGAATCTATGGCCGCGGGATCCCCACAAATGCTTACTTCTATTCCGCCCTGATCCCTACGCCGAAACTCGAGACTCTGCATCGATTGAAGATAACGGGCCCACACTGGGCACTCATTGGCGATGCAGCAGGATTGGTCGATCCCATCACAGGGGAAGGTATTTACTTCGCGATTCGATCCGCTGAGCTGCTCGTTCAGTCATTGCTGGAAGGTCAAGCTGATCTGTACCCGGCCAGGGTTCGCGAGGACTTTGGCCTCAATCACCAACGGGCCGCCCAACTGATGCCCACCTTTTACACGGGACGGTTCTGGGGGGGCGAGTTCACGACGCGCATGATTCAATTCGCTCGCGCTTCTCGGACTATTCATTCCATCCTGACCCAGCTCTTCGAAGACCAGGACTACATCCACCTGAAGCGCCGCCTCATGCAGCAATTTCCACGAGCAATGATGGAAGCCGCACTGGGCGTTAGACCACTGGTTGAGAAGCCGATATAA
- a CDS encoding ketoacyl-ACP synthase III, with protein MNRYGTIVSTGRFLPEIEVSNDTLRKQLAHVPDFVDKMESGTGILTRWHAPEGWTTSDVALPAARQALERAHRKPEVVDLIILGTDSPDYITPSTSVVLQHKLGAVNAGTFDVGCACASFPTGLNAAAGLIAANPSLRTVLVVGVYLMHKLADPKDPMTFFYGDGAGAAVVEPGDRPGFIASAFHADGSYHNYWGIYSGGTFEPANEDALRAGRTQVRMINRYPPEINDQGWPKIVRRLAENGGFEIEDIDFIIFTQVRKPTIELVMKDLGLPMERTHMVMQKFGYTGSACIGMALDDALEQGKIHSGDLLVLVGSGVGYNQAATAIRMT; from the coding sequence ATGAACCGTTACGGAACGATCGTCTCGACGGGACGCTTTCTGCCCGAAATCGAGGTGAGCAATGATACCCTGCGAAAACAGTTGGCCCATGTGCCCGACTTCGTCGACAAGATGGAATCCGGAACAGGGATTTTGACGCGCTGGCATGCCCCGGAAGGCTGGACCACCTCCGATGTTGCGCTGCCGGCGGCGCGGCAGGCCCTGGAGCGGGCACATCGGAAGCCTGAAGTGGTGGACCTGATTATTCTCGGAACGGACTCGCCGGATTACATCACTCCCTCCACATCCGTTGTTCTCCAGCACAAGCTCGGCGCCGTCAATGCGGGCACTTTCGACGTCGGTTGCGCCTGTGCCTCCTTTCCCACCGGGCTCAACGCGGCGGCCGGTCTGATCGCCGCCAATCCCTCCCTGCGGACTGTTCTCGTCGTCGGTGTTTATCTGATGCACAAGCTGGCGGATCCAAAAGACCCCATGACCTTCTTTTATGGAGATGGCGCCGGCGCCGCCGTGGTTGAGCCCGGTGATCGCCCGGGATTTATCGCCAGTGCGTTTCATGCGGATGGGTCGTATCATAATTACTGGGGCATCTACTCGGGTGGAACCTTCGAGCCGGCCAATGAGGACGCCCTCCGTGCCGGCCGGACACAGGTGCGCATGATCAATCGGTATCCTCCGGAGATCAACGATCAGGGTTGGCCTAAGATCGTTCGTCGTCTGGCGGAGAACGGCGGGTTTGAAATCGAGGACATCGATTTCATTATCTTTACGCAGGTGCGCAAGCCCACCATCGAGCTTGTCATGAAGGATTTGGGGCTGCCGATGGAACGGACGCACATGGTCATGCAGAAATTTGGGTACACCGGCTCCGCGTGCATCGGGATGGCTCTGGATGACGCCCTCGAGCAGGGCAAGATCCACTCGGGGGATTTGCTGGTCCTGGTGGGTTCGGGGGTGGGTTACAATCAGGCGGCCACAGCGATCCGAATGACTTGA
- a CDS encoding M20 family metallopeptidase yields the protein MNLIEYFRGQREQLVGMIGELVKMESPSDDKAAIDRLVDWLSRKFRSIGVTSKVHHVRGYGNHLRLGAGRGRRQVFVLGHTDTVWPGGTLKMLPFTIEGNRARGPGIFDMKASIAAFYFALKAIRDLELETPRRIVALFDSDEEVGSHSSRSLILSEARKSDHVLVLEPSISPHGGLKTARKGVGVFRLRVRGVAAHAGIAHEAGVNAIEELSRQVLRLQAMTNRRLGTSVNVGLITGGTRSNVVPAEAEIEIDVRVKTAREGERLTRRIYGLRPLNPGAKLEISGGINRPPLERTARIAALFRRAEAIGRELGLRLSEGATGGGSDGNFTAALGVPTLDGLGVIGDGAHSVDEFIQLDRLPERVALLTRLLTME from the coding sequence ATGAATCTCATTGAATATTTCAGGGGGCAGCGAGAGCAACTGGTCGGAATGATCGGTGAGCTGGTGAAGATGGAGTCCCCCTCGGATGATAAAGCGGCCATTGACCGGCTTGTGGATTGGCTTTCGAGAAAGTTTCGCTCGATTGGGGTGACGTCGAAGGTGCATCACGTCCGAGGATATGGGAACCATCTTCGGCTGGGCGCCGGTCGGGGGAGGAGACAGGTCTTCGTTCTGGGCCACACGGATACGGTTTGGCCAGGGGGAACGTTGAAAATGCTTCCTTTCACCATCGAAGGGAACAGGGCCAGAGGGCCGGGTATTTTTGACATGAAGGCCAGTATTGCGGCCTTCTATTTTGCCTTGAAAGCGATTCGGGATTTAGAGCTCGAAACGCCGCGGCGCATCGTGGCGCTCTTTGATTCTGACGAAGAGGTGGGAAGCCATTCATCGCGAAGCCTCATCCTTTCGGAAGCCAGGAAGAGCGATCATGTCTTGGTGTTGGAGCCGTCGATTTCGCCCCACGGGGGCTTGAAGACAGCGCGCAAGGGTGTCGGGGTCTTCCGGCTGCGGGTCCGGGGGGTGGCGGCTCATGCAGGGATCGCCCACGAAGCCGGCGTGAATGCGATTGAGGAGCTGTCCCGCCAGGTGCTGAGACTTCAGGCCATGACGAACCGCAGGCTCGGCACTTCGGTGAACGTGGGGCTCATTACGGGCGGCACGCGATCGAACGTGGTCCCCGCGGAAGCTGAGATTGAAATCGATGTGCGCGTGAAAACCGCGCGGGAAGGCGAACGCCTTACCCGAAGAATTTATGGTCTGAGGCCCCTCAACCCGGGGGCGAAACTCGAGATCTCCGGAGGCATCAATCGCCCGCCACTGGAGCGCACTGCGAGGATCGCTGCTTTATTTAGACGGGCCGAAGCGATCGGACGGGAGCTCGGACTCAGGCTCTCGGAAGGTGCGACGGGCGGGGGCAGCGACGGCAACTTCACGGCAGCCCTCGGGGTCCCCACCCTGGACGGGCTCGGGGTGATCGGCGACGGCGCACACTCGGTGGATGAGTTCATCCAGCTGGATCGACTCCCGGAGCGCGTCGCCTTGCTCACCCGGCTGTTGACGATGGAGTAA
- a CDS encoding carboxypeptidase regulatory-like domain-containing protein yields MCGSRFRASYAVMVCLAAYLCLTSFGFAQTFRGTILGTVMDNSGAVVPGAGITVKNSATGLTRTTATDTVGNYVVAELPIGTYELTVEMKGFQRAVVTNLKVEVAVERRVDVTLRPGSLEQRMEVEASVPLVDTTDNTLGGLIESQQAESLPVNGRDFNKLLVLVPGASGAPDGTTDSPGSFGLFSVNGNRGRSNNYLLDGTDMNDGYRNLPAINEAGVFGTPATILPIEAIAEVGVLSHFEPEYGRNAGSVVNIVTKSGTNQIHGSVYEFFRNDKLDARNFFNPDTDPKTAFRNNQFGFVLGGPLVHDKTFWLVNYEGQRERVGLNSVARVPDPREIAALGGATNPIIRGILARNPWPQPNRPVPLFDPSPNAFITTRAFNNVDSFIAKLDHTFNATNTLTGRYYYGNSDQSFPLAILAGNVLPGFNTVTPTRVQLVSLSYIHIFSTTKVNEARFGFNRFVEKFLPEDNGFDPSTIGLNTGATNPRDFGLPFIRIRNDPALGSSIASIGSTLSVPRGRVDTNWQFIDNFSWKVPKHNVKLGYEFRRTFVNGFFDAGYRGRLDFASLQDFLQGNLSGGRSARGDSQRGTFQNSYGWYFQDGFQVRRNLTLNYGLRWDYYGVIGEERNRFSNFDPTLGLVPIGSNGLDRLYNRDLNNFAPRLSIAWDLTGKGKTVLRAGWGLFFDAFSQDFFVGQLPFNTFNPGAAYNPIGPSGVLFSFSTTDTLQRGVPVFTGFSDSDVFATQRDLRTPYVQNFSLNLQQEVAKNVVLQVGYVGSQGRKLFRYRDINQPPNPAVSTSRPFDNGPFAPSGGTFFYINNLESSAASNYNSLQTSLAFRNLHGFTSTVNWTYGHSIDNASDGQDYVANATQPENSFRPDLERANSNFDIRHRISWTFSYEIPQWSQSWKRLTAGWQVSGALSLQSGAPFHVNLFDDYNGTGEFFPRPDLVGDPFAGTHGPDAFLNLTAFQVPCRLDPTGDGSAASCIPGTQHFGTLGRNSLRGPNYRDFDFAIMKMTPLSEKIKLQFRAEFFNLFNHPNFSSPLLPGFSSDASFNGINPVTGHGVGFLPITVTPDVGIGNPFLGGGGPRNIQMALKLIF; encoded by the coding sequence ATGTGTGGCTCAAGATTCCGTGCGAGTTACGCCGTAATGGTGTGTCTCGCGGCATACCTGTGTTTGACGAGCTTTGGTTTTGCACAAACCTTCCGGGGGACAATCCTCGGAACGGTGATGGACAATTCGGGCGCCGTGGTGCCGGGCGCCGGTATCACGGTGAAGAACTCAGCCACGGGGCTGACGCGGACAACGGCCACGGATACGGTGGGAAATTATGTCGTGGCGGAACTCCCTATTGGAACCTACGAGCTGACGGTCGAAATGAAAGGGTTCCAGAGGGCCGTTGTCACGAACCTGAAAGTTGAGGTGGCGGTGGAACGGCGGGTGGATGTCACCTTGCGGCCGGGCTCGCTTGAGCAAAGGATGGAAGTGGAGGCCTCGGTCCCGCTTGTGGACACCACCGATAACACCCTGGGGGGGTTGATTGAAAGCCAGCAAGCCGAGAGCCTGCCGGTCAACGGTCGTGACTTTAATAAACTCCTCGTTCTGGTCCCCGGAGCGAGCGGGGCCCCGGACGGCACCACGGATTCGCCCGGATCCTTTGGCTTGTTCAGCGTCAATGGCAATCGCGGCCGTTCCAACAATTATCTTCTGGACGGCACCGACATGAATGACGGTTATCGGAATCTGCCGGCCATCAACGAGGCGGGCGTCTTCGGCACTCCCGCCACTATTCTCCCCATCGAAGCGATCGCTGAAGTGGGGGTCCTTTCTCATTTCGAGCCGGAATACGGACGGAACGCCGGGAGCGTGGTTAACATCGTCACCAAGTCCGGGACCAATCAAATTCACGGCAGCGTGTATGAATTCTTCCGAAACGATAAGCTCGATGCCCGAAACTTCTTCAACCCCGACACCGACCCGAAGACGGCGTTCCGGAACAACCAGTTCGGGTTTGTCCTGGGCGGCCCCCTCGTGCATGACAAGACGTTTTGGCTTGTTAACTACGAGGGCCAACGGGAGCGCGTGGGACTGAATAGTGTGGCGCGCGTGCCGGACCCCCGGGAAATTGCCGCGCTTGGAGGCGCCACGAATCCGATCATTCGGGGGATTCTGGCGCGAAACCCGTGGCCTCAGCCCAACCGGCCGGTGCCCCTGTTTGATCCGTCGCCCAACGCCTTTATCACCACTCGCGCCTTCAATAACGTCGACAGCTTTATCGCCAAACTCGATCATACGTTCAACGCCACCAATACGCTGACCGGGCGATACTATTACGGGAACAGCGACCAGAGTTTTCCTCTGGCCATCCTGGCGGGCAACGTCCTTCCCGGCTTCAATACGGTCACCCCGACCCGGGTCCAGCTGGTCTCACTTTCGTACATCCACATCTTCTCCACCACCAAGGTCAACGAAGCCCGGTTCGGTTTCAACCGGTTTGTGGAGAAGTTCCTCCCCGAAGACAACGGCTTCGACCCAAGCACTATTGGGTTGAACACCGGCGCCACCAATCCCCGTGATTTTGGTTTGCCCTTTATTCGAATCCGGAACGATCCCGCGCTTGGATCCTCGATCGCCTCCATTGGTTCAACGCTGTCAGTGCCCCGGGGCCGCGTTGATACCAACTGGCAATTCATCGACAACTTCTCCTGGAAAGTGCCCAAGCACAACGTCAAACTGGGCTATGAATTCCGGCGCACCTTCGTGAACGGCTTTTTTGATGCCGGCTATCGCGGCCGCCTTGATTTCGCATCCCTCCAGGATTTTCTCCAGGGGAATTTGAGTGGCGGTCGCAGCGCCCGGGGCGATTCGCAGCGGGGGACCTTCCAGAACTCTTATGGGTGGTATTTCCAGGACGGCTTCCAGGTCCGGCGCAACCTGACTCTCAACTATGGCCTGCGGTGGGACTACTACGGGGTCATCGGAGAAGAGCGGAATCGGTTCAGCAATTTTGATCCAACCCTCGGCCTCGTCCCCATCGGCTCGAACGGCCTCGACAGGTTGTACAACCGCGACCTCAATAATTTTGCTCCACGCCTCTCAATTGCCTGGGACCTGACCGGAAAGGGCAAGACGGTATTGAGGGCGGGATGGGGACTGTTCTTCGACGCCTTCTCGCAGGACTTCTTTGTCGGCCAACTTCCCTTCAACACGTTCAATCCGGGTGCGGCATACAATCCTATTGGACCCTCTGGTGTTCTTTTCTCTTTCTCCACGACTGACACCTTGCAGCGCGGCGTCCCTGTCTTCACCGGTTTCTCGGATTCCGATGTCTTCGCCACGCAGCGCGACTTGCGCACACCCTACGTGCAGAACTTCAGTCTGAATCTCCAACAGGAGGTCGCCAAGAACGTGGTTCTGCAAGTGGGCTATGTGGGATCTCAGGGCCGGAAGCTGTTCCGGTACCGGGACATCAATCAGCCGCCCAACCCCGCAGTTTCTACCTCACGGCCCTTTGATAACGGTCCCTTCGCTCCTTCCGGCGGCACCTTCTTCTATATCAACAACCTGGAGAGTTCAGCGGCGTCCAATTACAACAGCCTGCAGACCAGCCTGGCTTTCCGCAACTTGCACGGCTTCACGTCCACGGTGAACTGGACTTATGGGCACTCCATCGACAATGCCAGTGACGGGCAAGACTACGTGGCCAACGCCACGCAACCGGAAAACAGTTTCCGCCCGGACCTCGAACGTGCCAATTCCAACTTTGACATCCGACACCGCATTTCGTGGACCTTCTCCTACGAAATTCCACAGTGGTCGCAAAGCTGGAAACGTTTAACGGCCGGTTGGCAGGTCAGCGGCGCCCTTTCGCTGCAATCGGGGGCCCCTTTCCACGTGAACCTGTTTGATGATTACAACGGGACGGGAGAGTTCTTCCCCCGCCCCGACCTTGTTGGCGACCCCTTCGCCGGGACCCATGGCCCGGACGCCTTCTTGAATCTCACCGCGTTCCAGGTTCCATGCCGCCTGGACCCCACCGGAGACGGGAGCGCCGCGTCCTGCATCCCGGGGACGCAGCATTTCGGTACGCTGGGCCGGAACTCTCTTCGGGGGCCGAACTACAGGGATTTCGATTTTGCAATCATGAAGATGACGCCGCTCAGTGAGAAGATCAAGCTCCAATTCCGCGCCGAATTCTTCAATTTGTTCAACCACCCCAACTTCAGCTCGCCGCTGCTGCCGGGGTTTTCCTCTGACGCCAGCTTCAACGGTATCAATCCGGTGACAGGGCATGGCGTTGGGTTTTTGCCCATCACGGTCACCCCTGATGTCGGGATAGGAAATCCTTTCCTGGGAGGCGGTGGTCCGCGGAATATTCAGATGGCATTGAAACTGATCTTTTGA